ACAACGATACGAAAGCTTTGAGTAACTCGCTAACTTCTGCTACTAATTGGTTTAGCGATAGGCAAATGAAGTTAAAAGGGGTAACTTATTATCGAGTTGCTACCGATAGATGGGTTAAATCGGGCGATGTCTATACCTATGAACCACAGAGTGCAACCATTAAAACAGGCGATTTGGATCAGGTTGTTATGAATTCTCAAGGTCAGGTTATTAATAATCGTAAATTGGATTCTGAAACTACTTGGAAAACGGATCGTTTGGCTAATATTAATGGGAAAACTTATTATCGAGTCGCCACAAATGAGTTCGTACCAACCAATGATGTAACAATCGTTTGAAATTAGTTTTCATTATTTTGGATTGGATGATGGTTATATTGTTCATTTATTTACAAATTATAAAAAATAACCTCTATTTATTAAGTTTCACCGATTTTAAGAATCGTTTTGAACTTTAAATAGAGGCTATTTTTGTTTTTGAGTTACTTGAAATAATTTAATGCTAGTCAGCATATGGTAATGCGTCGTTATCAACGTCTTGTCGATTTAATAGTAAAATGTTTTCACCTTGTGCTTTGCGACGGTCGATATCCTTTTCTCCCCAAAGACAGAGTTCTTCGAGAATTTTGTTGAGTGATTGGCCGTAATCAGTTAATGAATATTCCACTTTAGGCGGAATTTGATTGTATACTTTACGATTAACGATGCCGTCATCTTCTAATTCACGTAGCTGTTGTGTTAACATTTTTTGCGTAATATTAGGGATAGCGCGTCGTAATTGGCCGGTACGCATGATGCCTAATTTGAGATGGCAGAGGATAATTGGTTTCCATTTTCCACCAATAATTCTCATGGTATTTTCAACGCCAATATTATAAATTGTTTGCCTCATTATGACCTCCATAGTGGTTGTATAGTACCACCATAATTTAGTCGTAGCAATTTTCTAGGTCTAAAGTTGGTGCAGTTCTTTTTTCAAGACGCATTAGAAAACCAATTAAGATGATTCCAACGATTAGCATACCAATTCCTAACCAAGGTGTGTTAACTAATTGATTATGGGCCACTGCTTGTCCATCAAGGGCTGATCCTAAAGTGATTCCGACATTGAATGCTGAAATGTTCAAAGCGGAAGCTAATGGAACTTCGTCAGGGGTATATTTTTCAGCCAATTGAACTATATACAATTGAAGTCCGGGTACGTTCATGAGTGCAAAGAGTCCAAGTAATAAGACAGCCAATAAACCTAAGAAATGCAAATTAATAGTTAGGCGCATTAC
This sequence is a window from Companilactobacillus alimentarius DSM 20249. Protein-coding genes within it:
- a CDS encoding winged helix-turn-helix transcriptional regulator, whose product is MRQTIYNIGVENTMRIIGGKWKPIILCHLKLGIMRTGQLRRAIPNITQKMLTQQLRELEDDGIVNRKVYNQIPPKVEYSLTDYGQSLNKILEELCLWGEKDIDRRKAQGENILLLNRQDVDNDALPYAD